One Candidatus Bathyanammoxibius amoris DNA segment encodes these proteins:
- a CDS encoding type II secretion system protein GspG, translated as MKVSNRSAFTLLEIVVVLAIVAVLAGSLVPLGLQFMDARREKATRQEIETIFEGIFGNPEKGSFGYVGDVGALPGSLDDLLTKPGGVSDFAHHTNDVGYGWRGPYIDTVYSDIKDGWGNAYDFGVVKTGQIRSAGPGGDFSTTDDNIVFPFVDAASGAVETDGTLLVTAFVNDIPNPSGTTVTVYFATNGTEDVTPLSDSTPSDGFKFSTHQGIHAVKVTHVSSDTNPITTTKTVNVPVVGRRQVSEEIFLRTTGIVSP; from the coding sequence TTGAAAGTCAGCAACCGTTCGGCCTTCACCCTGCTTGAAATAGTCGTGGTGCTGGCCATCGTAGCTGTACTGGCAGGGAGCCTGGTGCCCCTGGGCCTTCAGTTCATGGATGCCAGGCGGGAGAAGGCCACCAGGCAGGAGATAGAGACCATATTTGAAGGCATATTCGGCAACCCGGAGAAGGGGAGTTTTGGATACGTTGGAGACGTAGGCGCTCTGCCGGGCAGCCTGGACGACCTTCTCACAAAACCCGGGGGTGTGTCCGACTTCGCCCACCACACCAATGACGTAGGCTACGGTTGGAGAGGGCCTTATATTGATACCGTATACAGTGACATTAAAGACGGCTGGGGCAACGCCTATGACTTTGGGGTAGTGAAGACCGGGCAGATACGAAGCGCCGGGCCTGGTGGAGACTTCTCTACCACCGACGACAACATAGTCTTTCCCTTCGTGGATGCCGCCAGCGGCGCCGTGGAGACCGACGGCACCCTCCTGGTCACTGCATTTGTAAATGACATACCAAATCCGTCAGGCACCACTGTTACGGTATACTTCGCCACTAACGGCACTGAAGATGTTACACCCCTTTCAGACAGTACGCCCTCTGACGGCTTCAAATTCAGCACCCATCAAGGCATCCATGCCGTAAAGGTTACCCATGTCTCCTCGGACACCAACCCTATAACAACTACCAAGACCGTTAACGTTCCGGTTGTTGGCCGCCGCCAGGTAAGTGAGGAGATATTTTTGAGGACAACAGGGATAGTAAGCCCATGA
- a CDS encoding type II secretion system protein GspG has product MTPDDTDRNYCKMPKGYCPRVPEVTKDLVKNMRFFAWLRMTHGGAKRGFSLVEIIVVIAIVGVFAGALVPLSLMLMGQKREQTTRQEVKAIYKAIFGDPERGTFGYVGDVGALPGSLDDLIAKPLGVSAFAFYTNNVGYGWRGPYLDKQFSDLEDGWGTAYDFGVVKTGQIRSAGPDRDFSTTDDNIVFPFVASASGAVEVNGTLQVTVYINEVPNPAGTTVDVYYPTNGTENVTPLSDNTPSNGFEFSTNHGIHAVKVTNTTSATTVTKLVNVQVIARRQVAEEIFMTSSATVLP; this is encoded by the coding sequence ATGACGCCGGATGATACAGACAGAAACTACTGCAAAATGCCCAAAGGATATTGTCCAAGGGTGCCGGAGGTAACGAAGGATCTCGTCAAAAACATGAGATTCTTCGCTTGGCTCAGAATGACACATGGTGGGGCTAAAAGGGGATTTAGCCTGGTGGAAATAATTGTCGTAATAGCCATCGTAGGTGTCTTTGCCGGGGCTTTAGTCCCTCTGAGCCTCATGTTAATGGGACAGAAACGGGAGCAGACCACAAGGCAGGAGGTGAAGGCTATATATAAGGCCATCTTCGGCGACCCGGAGAGAGGGACTTTTGGGTATGTTGGAGACGTGGGCGCACTACCAGGCAGCCTCGATGACTTGATTGCTAAACCCTTAGGTGTCTCTGCCTTTGCCTTCTACACGAATAATGTAGGCTATGGCTGGAGGGGGCCGTATCTTGACAAACAGTTCAGCGACCTCGAGGACGGCTGGGGGACCGCCTATGACTTTGGGGTAGTGAAGACCGGGCAGATACGAAGCGCCGGACCTGACAGGGACTTCTCTACCACCGACGACAACATAGTCTTCCCCTTTGTGGCCTCTGCCAGTGGCGCAGTGGAGGTCAACGGAACCCTCCAGGTTACAGTCTATATAAACGAGGTGCCAAATCCTGCAGGGACTACAGTGGATGTATATTATCCCACTAACGGTACTGAAAATGTTACACCTCTTTCAGACAATACTCCCTCTAACGGATTTGAGTTCAGTACTAACCATGGTATCCACGCCGTAAAGGTAACGAACACCACTAGCGCTACCACCGTTACAAAGCTTGTGAATGTCCAGGTAATTGCTCGCCGGCAGGTAGCGGAAGAGATATTCATGACATCATCAGCTACTGTACTCCCCTGA